From Trichoderma atroviride chromosome 1, complete sequence, one genomic window encodes:
- a CDS encoding uncharacterized protein (EggNog:ENOG41): protein MLSVDTETGTASVKNVIDVAGQKATCWATLSPETNTVFLADAGFDRFVELSSTDGSIKSTTNLNTGDPGINDLKAAGSFIYALSPGNATVAPAVTVFDVVSKKVAQHYQLKGSFATNKVQGLTVLA, encoded by the coding sequence ATGTTGTCTGTCGATACCGAAACCGGAACCGCAAGCGTCAAGAACGTTATTGATGTTGCTGGCCAGAAGGCTACCTGCTGGGCCACTCTCTCCCCTGAGACGAACACCGTGTTCCTTGCAGACGCTGGATTCGACCGATTTGTGGAACTATCCTCGACcgatggcagcatcaagtccACCACGAACCTGAACACTGGCGACCCTGGTATCAATGACTTGAAGGCTGCTGGCAGCTTCATTTACGCCTTGAGCCCCGGTAATGCCACCGTTGCGCCAGCAGTGACGGTGTTTGACGTGGTTAGCAAAAAGGTGGCTCAGCACTACCAATTGAAGGGATCATTCGCTACCAACAAGGTTCAGGGTTTGACCGTTCTGGCATAA
- a CDS encoding uncharacterized protein (EggNog:ENOG41) yields MFAIDPLHPTRLTMVGRPAAVPGEFPVTVGASTKNKLVCVGATGAKSGVSCASFSSKGLGKMDQLRPVGLNQTTPPVGPPQHHRPSILL; encoded by the coding sequence ATGTTTGCCATCGATCCCTTACACCCAACTAGACTCACGATGGTGGGCAGGCCCGCTGCCGTGCCCGGTGAATTTCCCGTGACGGTTGGCGCATCAACCAAGAACAAGCTGGTTTGCGTTGGAGCAACTGGCGCCAAGTCTGGTGTCTCCTGCGCATCCTTCTCTTCAAAGGGGCTGGGCAAGATGGACCAGCTTCGCCCAGTCGGCTTGAACCAGACCACGCCTCCTGTGGGCCCCCCCCAACACCATCGGCCAAGTATTCTtctctga
- a CDS encoding uncharacterized protein (EggNog:ENOG41~SECRETED:SignalP(1-23)): MHSSTWKSLLVLGLTSLATESAAAPTSCPPPKVKPGRAIYITSNQQQNSIIALPIGSNGQLSAGTLTATGGSGSSILNQNGNVQTPATADVLSSQSAVTVAGNVCIQT; encoded by the coding sequence ATGCATTCCTCTACCTGGAAGTCTCTGCTTGTTCTAGGGCTGACATCACTGGCAACAGAGTCAGCGGCGGCACCAACTTCTTGCCCTCCGCCCAAGGTCAAGCCTGGAAGGGCTATTTATATCACAAGCAACCAGCAGCAGAACAGCATCATTGCCCTGCCAATCGGTAGCAACGGACAGCTGTCTGCTGGCACACTTACTGCGACGGGTGGCTCAGGCTCAAGCATCCTGAACCAGAATGGCAACGTGCAAACACCCGCCACCGCTGATGTGTTGTCTTCTCAGTCGGCCGTGACTGTGGCTGGCAATGTATGTATACAGACTTGA
- a CDS encoding uncharacterized protein (EggNog:ENOG41), whose protein sequence is MGDRIFRIFNPREPKGDPVEKRRAQLRRAQQSYRDRKDKYTKALEAELARSRRNEAGLATETQQLRARVHILTSLLSQNGISLPPEFAEDISHGYTLHTDDSSPASEQAQTAIRPLEELQLDPTSKPANQNSPLSSDGFHLRHHGSRFFRRPLPPVPTATITLSAEPSDKTHLSDLDATTVGMEFVLTLERPCLGHVHGNPKKPNEPGGHALTATVQLQSALSLPPIDPQDPKPPPYQQAPAAVLDRLLNLAPSVSEDGDVTPIQAWHYIRHQPHFGGFEIQNLNRLAEKLLVAMKCHGFGAAIQPSLFESTVREILSSTSLMSP, encoded by the exons ATGGGCGACAGGATATTCCGCATCTTCAACCCGAGAG AGCCAAAGGGCGATCCCGTCGAGAAGAGACGCGCCCAGCTGAGACGCGCCCAGCA ATCGTATCGCGATCGAAAAGACAAGTACACCAAGGCTCTTGAGGCTGAACTAGCACGCTCTCGGAGGAATGAAGCCGGCCTGGCGACTGAGACTCAGCAGCTTCGTGCAAGAGTCCATATACTGACTTCTCTTCTGTCACAAAACGGCATATCCCTCCCCCCTGAGTTTGCTGAGGATATATCCCATGGTTATACCCTACATACGGATGATAGCAGCCCAGCAAGTGAACAAGCGCAAACGGCTATCAGACCCCTGGAGGAGTTACAACTAGATCCTACGAGCAAACCGGCGAACCAAAATAGCCCTTTGAGCAGTGATGGTTTTCATTTGCGGCATCATGGTTCAAGATTCTTCAGAAGGCCGCTGCCTCCAGTACCCACGGCCACCATAACGCTCTCAGCTGAGCCCAGTGACAAAACTCACCTTTCCGACCTTGATGCCACGACAGTTGGCATGGAGTTTGTATTGAC ACTAGAAAGGCCTTGTCTGGGCCATGTACACGGAAACCCCAAGAAGCCTAATGAACCAGGCGGTCATGCTTTGACTGCCACGGTTCAGCTTCAATCCGCCCTGTCTCTGCCCCCCATTGATCCACAGGATCCCAAGCCTCCGCCTTACCAGCAAGCCCCCGCAGCTGTGCTCGATCGCTTGTTAAATCTTGCGCCTAGTGTATCAGAGGACGGTGACGTGACACCGATCCAGGCGTGGCATTATATTCGACACCAGCCACACTTTGGCGGGTTTGAGATACAAAACCTTAACAGACTGGCTGAAAAACTACTGGTGGCCATGAAATGCCATGG ATTTGGCGCTGCGATTCAGCCGAGCTTATTCGAATCAACTGTACGCGAAATTCTCAGTTCAACGTCTTTAATGTCACCGTGA
- a CDS encoding uncharacterized protein (BUSCO:EOG092D0J9G), with the protein MYVRKRDGRQERVQFDKITARVSRLCYGLDTDHVDPVAITQKVISGVYGGVTTVQLDDLAAETAAYMTVTHPDYAILAARIAVSNLHKQTKKQWSAVVSDLYHYVNPKNSRASPMISKDTYECVMRHKEELDSAIVYDRDFNYQYFGFKTLERSYLLKLDGKIVERPQHMIMRVAVGVWGDNIERVLETYHLMSSKFFTHASPTLFNAGTPQAQLSSCFLVDMKDDSIEGIYDTLKTCAMISKMAGGIGLNVHRIRATGSYIAGTNGTSNGIIPMLRVFNNTARYVDQGGNKRPGAFAIYLEPWHADVFEFLDLRKNHGKEEVRARDLFLALWIPDLFMKRVEKNLDWTLMCPNECPGLADCYGEEFEALYEKYEKEGKGRKTIRAQKLWYSILEAQTETGNPFMLYKDACNRKSNQKNLGTIRSSNLCTEIVEYSAPDEVAVCNLASLALPAFVDYNEGCYDFKKLHDVTKVVVRNLNRIIDVNYYPVQEARNSNSRHRPIGVGVQGLADAFLALRLPFESPEARELNKQIFETIYHAALEASMEIAKIEGPYESFKGSPASEGILQFDLWDVKPTDLWEWDSLKEQIKEHGIRNSLLVAPMPTASTSQILGNNECFEPYTSNIYQRRVLAGEFQVVNPWLLKDLVDTGLWSDAMKNRIIAENGSIQNIPNIPADIKALYKTVWEISQRHIVQMSADRGAFIDQSQSLNIHMKDPTMGKITSMHFTGWKLGLKTGMYYLRTQAAAAPIQFTVDQEALKVADANVSKDRVLKKRAPPPGSSFSMTSATAVPRLSNAKKDDVSGNSLSSTGIPTPTTTPPPLGRPLASPHKAPPMKADIDEGDSPKVLPTEPSDIVKEEELSKKPDQTEDKNDDSEERERDIYSDAVVACSIENPESCVMCSG; encoded by the exons atgtATGTGAGGAAGCGTG ACGGTCGTCAGGAGCGTGTCCAGTTTGACAAGATCACGGCTCGTGTTTCACGGCTGTGTTACGGCTTGGACACTGACCATGTCGACCCTGTGGCCATTACCCAGAAGGTCATCTCTGGTGTCTATGGAGGCGTCACAACAGTACAGCTTGACGACCTG GCTGCCGAGACTGCCGCGTACATGACCGTTACCCATCCCGACTATGCTATTCTGGCTGCCCGCATTGCCGTCTCCAACCTCCACAAACAAACCAAGAAGCAGTGGTCCGCTGTCGTCAGCGACCTGTACCACTATGTCAACCCCAAGAACAGCAGGGCCTCGCCCATGATCTCCAAAGATACATACGAGTGTGTCATGAGACACAAGGAGGAGCTTGACTCTGCCATTGTCTACGACCGAGACTTCAACTACCAATACTTCGGCTTCAAGACACTGGAGCGGTCATATCTCCTGAAGCTTGATGGCAAGATTGTTGAGCGACCACAGCACATGATTATGCGTGTGGCTGTTGGCGTTTGGGGAGACAACATTGAGCGTGTCCTTGAGACATACCACCTCATGTCCAGCAAATTCTTTACCCATGCCTCTCCCACCCTCTTCAACGCTGGTACCCCACAAGCTCAGCTGTCCTCATGCTTCCTGGTGGACATGAAGGACGACAGCATTGAGGGTATCTACGACACTCTAAAGACATGTGCCATGATTTCCAAGATGGCTGGTGGTATCGGCCTGAACGTCCACCGTATCCGTGCTACGGGCTCTTACATTGCCGGCACCAACGGTACCTCCAACGGTATCATCCCCATGCTTCGAGTCTTCAACAACACTGCCAGATACGTCGACCAGGGTGGCAACAAGCGCCCTGGTGCCTTTGCCATCTACCTCGAGCCTTGGCACGCCGATGTCTTTGAGTTCCTTGACCTCCGCAAGAACCACGGCAAGGAAGAGGTCCGTGCCCGTGACCTGTTCCTCGCTCTCTGGATCCCTGATCTGTTCATGAAGCGTGTTGAGAAGAACTTGGACTGGACTTTGATGTGCCCCAACGAATGCCCTGGCCTTGCTGACTGCTATGGCGAAGAATTCGAGGCTCTGTATGAGAAGTAcgagaaggagggcaaggGTCGCAAGACTATCCGAGCTCAGAAGCTGTGGTACTCCATCCTAGAGGCCCAGACTGAGACTGGTAACCCCTTTATGCTTTACAAGGATGCCTGCAACCGCAAGAGCAACCAGAAGAACCTGGGAACCATCCGAAGCTCCAACCTCTGCACTGAGATCGTTGAGTACTCTGCCCCTGACGAGGTCGCTGTCTGCAActtggcctctttggctCTCCCTGCCTTTGTCGACTATAACGAAGGCTGCTATGACTTTAAGAAGCTTCACGATGTTACCAAGGTGGTTGTCCGTAACCTCAACCGCATCATCGATGTGAACTACTACCCCGTTCAGGAGGCTCGCAACAGTAACAGCCGCCACCGACCcattggtgttggtgttCAGGGTCTTGCTGACGCTTTCCTCGCTCTGCGTCTTCCTTTCGAATCACCCGAAGCTCGCGAGTTGAACAAGCAAATCTTTGAGACCATCTACCACGCTGCCCTCGAGGCATCTATGGAGATTGCCAAGATCGAGGGTCCTTATGAGTCATTCAAGGGATCACCCGCCTCTGAAGGCATTCTCCAGTTTGACTTGTGGGATGTCAAGCCCACTGACCTGTGGGAGTGGGACTCGCTCAAGGAGCAGATTAAGGAGCACGGTATTCGCAACAGTTTGCTCGTCGCCCCCATGCCCACTGCCAGCACTTCCCAGATCCTGGGCAACAATGAATGCTTCGAGCCCTACACCTCCAACATCTACCAGCGACGTGTCCTTGCTGGCGAGTTCCAGGTTGTCAACCCCTGGCTTCTCAAGGATCTTGTCGATACTGGCCTCTGGTCCGATGCTATGAAGAACCGCATCATTGCTGAGAACGGTTCTATCCAGAACATTCCCAACATTCCCGCCGACATCAAGGCCCTGTACAAGACTGTTTGGGAGATCTCTCAGCGCCACATCGTCCAGATGTCAGCCGACCGTGGTGCTTTCATTGATCAGTCCCAGTCCTTGAACATCCACATGAAGGATCCCACAATGGGCAAGATTACCAGCATGCACTTCACTGGCTGGAAGCTTGGTCTCAAGACTGGCATGTACTACCTGCGTACccaggctgcggctgcaCCTATCCAGTTCACAGTTGATCAAGAGGCACTCAAGGTTGCTGATGCCAACGTCAGCAAGGATCGTGTTTTGAAGAAGcgcgctcctcctccaggaTCCTCCTTTTCGATGACTTCAGCCACTGCCGTTCCTAGACTTAGCAATGCTAAGAAGGACGACGTCTCTGGAAACTCATTGAGCTCTACTGGTATTCCTACTCCCACTACCACGCCTCCCCCTCTGGGCAGACCTCTGGCTTCGCCCCACAAAGCCCCTCCTATGAAGGCTGACATCGATGAAGGCGACAGCCCCAAGGTGCTCCCTACGGAGCCTTCAGACATcgtcaaggaggaggagctgagcAAGAAGCCCGATCAGACGGAAGACAAGAACGATGATAGCGAGGAGCGCGAGAGGGACATTTACTCAGATGCTGTTGTAGCCT GCAGCATTGAAAACCCCGAGTCCTGCGTTATGTGCAGCGGTTAA